DNA sequence from the Nocardia sp. BMG111209 genome:
GATTGCGTACGGCCAGAACGAATGCCGCGATACCGCCCATCGACAGGCCGCCGATCGCGTCGACGCCGTTACCGTCGAACGCCGCATCGATCAGCGGGGGTAGCTCCCGGGTCAGGAAGGTCTCCCAGCGGTAGTGGCCGAATTTGGGATCGTCGGCCTGCCAATCCGTGTAATAGCTGGCCTGGCCGCCGATCGGCAGCACCACATTCACCGATTTGTCGGCGAAGAAGGGTTCGGCGTCGGTCGCGTTGGTCCAGGTGCTCTGCTGTTCCCCGGGATCGAGGCCGTCGAGCAGATAGTAGGTGGGGCGCGCGCCGCCGGCGCGCGGATGCAGCACCTCCACCGGAACCGCGCGACCCATCGCGGGCGAGTCGACGAGCAGCGCCGACCGCGTGGGGCTCAGCCGATTTTCCGCGACGATCCGCGCCCCCGGCGCGGGGTCGGCGGCCGCCGTGGGCAACCGCCCGGCGCCCGGAACGCAGAGTCCGGTAGCCACCGAAAGCAAAACGGCAGCAACGACACTGAAGCGCATGCCTCACCTCCATCAGCCCAGCCCGAGTCGTCCCAACGTAACT
Encoded proteins:
- a CDS encoding alpha/beta hydrolase family protein, producing MRFSVVAAVLLSVATGLCVPGAGRLPTAAADPAPGARIVAENRLSPTRSALLVDSPAMGRAVPVEVLHPRAGGARPTYYLLDGLDPGEQQSTWTNATDAEPFFADKSVNVVLPIGGQASYYTDWQADDPKFGHYRWETFLTRELPPLIDAAFDGNGVDAIGGLSMGGIAAFVLAVRNPGRYRAVAGYSACPDLGMAQGSIEFSIANRGGNPADMWGLPGDPAWAAHDPALLAENLRGTTIFLSTGTGIPGPHEAEVKPQLPENIFFGGPIEAGVDACVTSFEQRLRGLGIPARIEENPVGTHSWSYWQDTLHSSWPTIGPAIGV